One part of the Oligoflexus sp. genome encodes these proteins:
- a CDS encoding phytanoyl-CoA dioxygenase family protein encodes MANHRYTAEERKTFTQKVLRDGYCVLENHFSPAVIDYWNERFMPLLRSYMDTGGTTAGRGAERYYVTLPFAEPFADPTIFEDEDILSIVEGLVGEDFVMCQLATDTPLLGSDYQEIHRDTPPLFPEFHIETPPFQLAVNFPLVDVNEENGPIEIAAGTHLLSKAERIMKMEKGEIKLEAVTMKRGDVMIRDVRGLHRGTPNRTPVPRPMVVIGYSRKWLHRPEVSIEIPRSMVGELSHRARRMLRYNPIVDVIQQQPRNETYDTFSY; translated from the coding sequence ATGGCAAATCATAGATATACGGCCGAGGAACGGAAGACGTTCACCCAAAAAGTTCTGCGCGACGGCTACTGCGTCCTGGAGAATCATTTTTCGCCCGCTGTGATCGATTATTGGAACGAGCGTTTTATGCCCTTGCTGCGCTCATACATGGATACCGGCGGCACGACAGCCGGTCGCGGGGCGGAACGCTATTACGTGACGCTGCCTTTCGCCGAACCCTTCGCTGATCCCACGATCTTTGAAGACGAGGATATCCTCAGCATCGTCGAAGGACTGGTGGGCGAGGATTTTGTGATGTGCCAGCTGGCGACCGACACGCCGCTCCTGGGCTCTGACTATCAGGAGATTCATCGGGACACGCCGCCGCTCTTTCCCGAGTTTCATATCGAGACACCTCCGTTCCAGCTGGCCGTTAACTTCCCCCTGGTCGATGTGAATGAGGAGAATGGCCCCATTGAAATCGCTGCCGGAACGCACCTTTTGAGCAAGGCTGAGCGCATCATGAAAATGGAGAAGGGCGAAATCAAACTGGAGGCCGTCACCATGAAGCGTGGGGATGTCATGATCCGCGATGTACGCGGCCTGCATCGCGGCACACCCAATCGCACACCCGTGCCAAGACCCATGGTGGTCATAGGCTATAGCCGCAAGTGGCTGCACCGTCCCGAAGTCTCGATTGAAATTCCGCGATCGATGGTCGGTGAACTCTCGCACCGGGCGCGGCGTATGCTGCGTTACAACCCCATCGTCGATGTGATTCAACAGCAACCCAGAAACGAGACCTACGATACCTTTTCGTACTGA